In Akkermansia muciniphila, one DNA window encodes the following:
- the hprK gene encoding HPr(Ser) kinase/phosphatase encodes MFSKSKVKKVDFVTLSKFYGKYKEALQLELINSPAGLSRHICEPALNRPGLAIAGFYSYFANKRIQVFGSAELAYLQKLPEGMRKSRIQRMFRCEVPGIVFSRDKIPPREIVELADEAGVCVFRTSLVTMKFVNSATIILENEFAESVTLHGCMVDVRGVGVLIRGKSGVGKSETALGLIERGAALVADDMVYVRNVGGELVASAPEMSRGFMEVRGLGIVNITTLFGLKSIRHNKRLDLIVTLIPAKDQEELDRLGLEREGLDVLGEKVLHVQLSVAPGRDIARLVEVAAMDYHLKDMGIDMAGEFNRRLMSNFQSSEN; translated from the coding sequence ATGTTCAGCAAATCCAAAGTGAAGAAAGTGGATTTCGTCACCCTGTCCAAATTTTACGGCAAGTACAAGGAAGCCCTCCAACTGGAACTCATCAACAGCCCCGCCGGCCTCAGCCGCCACATCTGCGAACCCGCCCTCAACCGCCCCGGCCTGGCGATCGCCGGCTTCTACTCCTACTTTGCCAACAAACGCATCCAGGTTTTCGGCTCCGCGGAGCTGGCCTATCTTCAAAAACTGCCGGAAGGCATGCGCAAATCGCGCATTCAGCGCATGTTCCGGTGCGAGGTGCCGGGCATCGTCTTCTCCCGTGACAAGATCCCTCCACGGGAAATCGTGGAACTGGCGGATGAGGCCGGCGTCTGCGTCTTCCGCACAAGCCTGGTAACCATGAAATTCGTCAACTCCGCCACCATCATTCTGGAAAACGAATTCGCGGAAAGCGTCACCCTGCACGGCTGCATGGTGGACGTGCGCGGAGTGGGCGTCCTCATCCGCGGCAAGAGCGGCGTGGGGAAGAGTGAAACGGCCCTGGGCCTGATTGAACGCGGGGCGGCCCTCGTGGCGGATGACATGGTGTACGTGCGCAACGTGGGCGGAGAACTGGTGGCCAGCGCCCCGGAAATGAGCCGCGGCTTCATGGAGGTGCGCGGCCTGGGCATCGTCAACATCACCACCCTTTTCGGCCTGAAATCCATCCGCCACAACAAGCGCCTGGACCTCATCGTCACCCTCATTCCCGCCAAGGACCAGGAAGAGCTGGACAGGCTGGGCCTGGAGCGGGAGGGGCTGGATGTCCTGGGGGAAAAAGTGCTCCATGTCCAGCTTTCCGTGGCTCCCGGCAGGGATATTGCCAGGCTGGTGGAAGTAGCCGCCATGGACTACCATCTCAAGGACATGGGCATCGACATGGCCGGGGAGTTCAACCGCCGCCTCATGTCAAACTTCCAATCCTCTG
- a CDS encoding dipeptidase gives MNRLDQLATLLRFPSISAQKEHARDVSDCADWLVDKLSGMGLEAKACKTPLHPIVLARSPREEGKPTVLIYGHYDVQPVDPVELWESDPFEPEVRDGRIYARGATDNKGQLFAHILGVEELLRQNGGHLPVNVIFLLEGEEEVGSGSLSQFIKEHREELACDVIVVSDTGMAAPDTPTFSYGLRGLAGAEIIVRGPSADLHSGVFGGAVANPITALAEIIASFHDEEGRVAVRGFYDGVEPIATWERSMWATVPGMSNEELALLTGVETVVTEAGFTGAECIFARPTLEINGIGGGYQGEGSKTIIPSHAFAKISCRLVPGQQPERIETLLEEHVKRHSPKGVTVEFRRGHGGNAYVCDPNSEFGLAAQQALEEAFGRKPVLVREGGSIPIIEEMKRMLGADALMLGMCLPDAHIHSPNENFPVDLFSRGIDMSQILLRRLGQIKH, from the coding sequence ATGAACAGACTGGATCAATTAGCCACCTTGTTGAGATTTCCCAGCATTTCCGCACAGAAGGAACACGCCCGGGACGTGAGTGATTGCGCGGACTGGCTGGTAGATAAATTGTCCGGCATGGGATTGGAAGCAAAGGCCTGTAAAACGCCCCTCCACCCCATTGTGCTGGCCCGCAGCCCGCGGGAGGAAGGAAAGCCCACCGTGCTGATTTACGGCCATTACGACGTGCAGCCCGTAGATCCTGTGGAATTGTGGGAATCCGACCCGTTTGAGCCGGAAGTGAGGGACGGGAGAATTTACGCCCGCGGCGCTACGGACAACAAGGGGCAGCTGTTCGCCCATATCCTGGGCGTGGAGGAATTGCTCCGCCAGAACGGAGGCCACCTTCCCGTGAATGTGATTTTCCTTCTGGAAGGGGAGGAGGAAGTGGGCAGCGGCAGTCTTTCCCAGTTCATCAAGGAGCACAGGGAAGAACTGGCCTGCGACGTGATTGTGGTTTCCGATACCGGAATGGCCGCTCCGGACACCCCTACGTTTTCCTACGGTCTGCGCGGCCTGGCCGGGGCGGAAATAATCGTCAGAGGCCCTTCCGCGGATCTTCATTCCGGCGTGTTTGGAGGAGCGGTGGCCAATCCCATCACGGCTCTTGCGGAAATAATCGCTTCCTTCCATGATGAGGAGGGGCGTGTGGCCGTGAGAGGGTTTTACGACGGCGTGGAACCTATCGCCACATGGGAACGCAGCATGTGGGCCACGGTGCCCGGCATGAGCAATGAGGAACTGGCTCTGCTGACGGGCGTGGAAACCGTGGTGACGGAGGCCGGGTTCACCGGAGCGGAATGTATCTTTGCCCGTCCGACGCTGGAAATCAACGGTATTGGGGGAGGTTACCAGGGCGAGGGAAGCAAGACGATTATCCCCAGCCATGCCTTTGCCAAAATTTCATGCCGGCTGGTGCCGGGGCAACAGCCTGAAAGGATTGAAACCCTGTTGGAAGAACATGTGAAGAGACATTCCCCCAAGGGCGTCACGGTGGAGTTCAGGCGTGGCCACGGCGGGAATGCTTACGTGTGCGATCCGAATTCCGAGTTCGGTCTTGCCGCCCAGCAGGCTCTGGAAGAGGCTTTTGGCCGCAAACCCGTGCTGGTAAGGGAAGGAGGCAGCATTCCGATTATTGAGGAGATGAAGCGCATGCTGGGAGCGGATGCCCTGATGCTGGGCATGTGCCTTCCTGATGCCCATATCCACTCCCCCAATGAAAACTTTCCCGTGGATTTGTTCTCCAGGGGCATTGACATGAGCCAGATTCTTCTGCGCCGCCTGGGGCAGATCAAGCATTGA
- a CDS encoding ABC transporter ATP-binding protein: protein MDQPAAAEIVNLHKTFKTGLGKPVVHAVRGIDMNIRQGEVYGLIGPNGSGKSTLMKALLGLVRPTEGSCSIFGRSSLAPDSKEEVGFLPENPYFYKFLTGAETVSFYGKLCGLSGKPLKEKVRELLELVGLADAADRRLGGYSKGMLQRIGMAQALVQSPRLLVLDEPTAGVDPLGSRDIRNIIDNLKGRGMTVFLCSHLLEQVQEVCDRVGVIFKGLLIAEGTVNELTRDSDKQEILLEHASPELMERLKDMVKEDGRASWLEDGHPRNSLESVFLKSLLEWKEKHPNPEP from the coding sequence ATGGACCAGCCTGCCGCCGCTGAAATAGTCAATTTGCACAAGACCTTTAAAACAGGTCTTGGCAAGCCCGTGGTGCATGCCGTGCGGGGGATAGACATGAATATCCGGCAGGGGGAGGTGTATGGCCTCATTGGCCCGAACGGCTCCGGCAAGTCCACTCTGATGAAGGCCCTGCTGGGGCTGGTGAGGCCTACGGAAGGTTCCTGCTCCATTTTCGGCAGGTCCAGCCTGGCTCCGGACAGCAAGGAGGAAGTGGGCTTTCTTCCGGAAAACCCCTACTTTTACAAATTCCTGACGGGAGCGGAAACTGTTTCCTTTTACGGCAAATTGTGCGGCCTGAGCGGAAAACCTCTGAAAGAGAAAGTCCGGGAACTGCTGGAGCTGGTGGGATTAGCCGATGCGGCGGACAGGCGGCTGGGCGGCTATTCCAAAGGGATGCTCCAGCGCATCGGCATGGCGCAGGCGCTGGTCCAGTCCCCCCGCCTGCTGGTTCTGGACGAACCGACCGCCGGAGTGGATCCCCTGGGGTCGCGAGATATCCGGAATATTATCGACAACCTGAAAGGGCGGGGAATGACCGTATTCCTGTGCTCCCACCTGCTGGAACAGGTGCAGGAGGTTTGCGACCGGGTGGGCGTCATCTTTAAAGGGCTGCTCATTGCGGAAGGGACTGTGAATGAGCTGACGCGGGATTCCGACAAGCAGGAAATACTTCTGGAGCATGCTTCCCCGGAACTGATGGAACGGCTGAAGGATATGGTGAAGGAAGACGGCCGTGCCTCATGGCTGGAGGACGGGCATCCGCGCAACTCCCTGGAAAGCGTATTTCTAAAAAGTTTGTTGGAATGGAAGGAAAAGCATCCCAATCCGGAACCGTAA
- a CDS encoding 5-formyltetrahydrofolate cyclo-ligase: protein MEGKASQSGTVSGPAAAKREVRRMIRERVGRLDAAAREAMSRSICRRVAALVRERNFRRVAVFAARPGEVDLLSLLDLLPDREWYFPLVHEGRKLSFHRVCHHGELVAGSWGIREPGPDCPELHAGEMDLIVLPGAAFTGDGKRLGYGGGFYDTLLAGPAAGVPLAGVCFPCQLLDDLPMEAHDRRVDMVITPEGE, encoded by the coding sequence ATGGAAGGAAAAGCATCCCAATCCGGAACCGTAAGCGGTCCGGCGGCCGCTAAACGGGAAGTGCGCCGCATGATACGTGAAAGGGTGGGCAGATTGGATGCCGCCGCCCGGGAGGCCATGTCCCGTTCCATCTGCCGCCGCGTGGCGGCGCTGGTGCGGGAAAGGAATTTCCGGCGCGTGGCTGTTTTTGCCGCCAGGCCGGGGGAGGTGGATTTGCTTTCCCTGCTGGATTTGCTTCCGGACCGGGAATGGTACTTCCCGCTGGTGCATGAAGGGAGAAAGCTGAGTTTTCACCGTGTATGCCATCACGGGGAATTGGTGGCGGGCAGCTGGGGCATACGCGAACCCGGTCCGGACTGCCCGGAACTGCATGCGGGGGAAATGGATTTGATCGTGCTGCCGGGGGCCGCGTTTACCGGAGACGGCAAGCGGCTGGGGTATGGCGGCGGATTTTATGATACGCTGCTGGCCGGCCCGGCTGCTGGGGTGCCGCTGGCGGGAGTCTGTTTCCCCTGCCAGCTTCTGGACGACCTGCCCATGGAAGCCCATGACAGGCGTGTGGATATGGTGATTACGCCAGAAGGGGAGTGA